Proteins found in one Oryza glaberrima chromosome 4, OglaRS2, whole genome shotgun sequence genomic segment:
- the LOC127770791 gene encoding uncharacterized protein LOC127770791, with translation MDFYDDDDDNDDLITDWWDQEELSDDDDYYIAAALLTDIEHKRTKRKHRGSVPGREIIHRDRFAGNLRIVADYFVDPPVYSAKLFRRRFRMSRELFLRIVASVEAHDDYFSQRPNAVGLLGATALQKVYGAIRMLAYDIPADSLDEVVRILESTMIEAFKHFVKAMVDVFADQYLRAPTAEDTTRLMAINTPRGFPGMLGCIDCMHWRWKNCPTGWKGQYSGHVDGPTMILEAVASKDLWIWHSFFGLPGSLNDINVLQRSPLFQRLTSGTAPELEFMVNGNKYTMGYYLADGIYPSWATFVKTISNPQGNKRIHHAKVQEGVRKDVERAFGVLQARFAMVRGPARFWDTETLWYIMTACVIMHNMIIDNERDEDIDFDYDQEDSEVLRKEEYQRRNKPLLEKFLKIHKEIEDRRVHEQLRDDLVEHLWALHGAR, from the coding sequence ATGGACTtctacgacgacgatgacgacaacgATGATCTCATTACCGATTGGTGGGATCAGGAGGAGTTGTCTGACGATGATGACTACTACATTGCAGCTGCTCTTCTTACAGACATAGAGCATAAGAGGACCAAAAGAAAGCATCGTGGTTCAGTCCCAGGTCGTGAGATAATTCATAGGGACAGGTTTGCTGGCAATTTACGCATAGTGGCTGATTATTTTGTAGATCCTCCTGTATATAGTGCAAAATTATTTAGGAGGAGGTTCAGAATGTCAAGGGAGCTTTTCTTGCGCATCGTGGCTAGTGTGGAGGCTCATGATGACTACTTCAGTCAGAGACCAAATGCAGTGGGTCTTCTCGGTGCCACTGCATTGCAGAAGGTGTATGGTGCAATTCGCATGCTTGCATATGATATTCCAGCCGATAGTCTTGATGAAGTCGTGAGGATTTTAGAGAGCACCATGATAGAAGCTTTCAAGCACTTTGTCAAGGCTATGGTGGATGTGTTTGCTGATCAATACTTGAGGGCACCAACTGCTGAGGACACTACAAGATTGATGGCTATAAACACTCCAAGGGGGTTCCCAGGGATGCTAGGTTGTATTGACTGTATGCATTGGAGGTGGAAGAATTGCCCAACAGGCTGGAAAGGACAATACTCAGGGCATGTGGATGGGCCAACCATGATTCTTGAAGCTGTTGCATCTAAAGATTTGTGGATTTGGCATTCCTTCTTTGGACTACCAGGTTCTCTTAATGATATCAATGTACTACAGAGATCACCACTCTTTCAAAGGCTTACATCAGGGACAGCTCCAGAGTTGGAGTTTATGGTGAATGGAAATAAATACACCATGGGTTACTATCTTGCTGATGGCATATACCCTTCTTGGGCCACTTTTGTGAAGACCATTTCTAATCCACAAGGTAACAAGAGAATACATCatgcaaaagttcaagaagGAGTGAGAAAGGATGTTGAAAGAGCATTTGGTGTTCTACAAGCCCGCTTTGCAATGGTGAGGGGTCCTGCTAGATTTTGGGATACAGAGACCCTATGGTACATAATGACAGCTTGTGTAATCATGCACAACATGATCATTGACAATGAGCGAGATGAAGATATAGATTTTGACTATGATCAGGAGGACAGTGAGGTGTTGAGGAAGGAGGAATACCAACGACGTAATAAACCTTTGTTAGAGAAATTTCTAAAGATACATAAAGAAATTGAAGACCGACGGGTACATGAGCAACTTCGAGATGATCTTGTGGAACATTTGTGGGCGCTTCATGGTGCTCGGTAG